The genomic segment aaattatatttatacgAAATCAACGTACTTTAATTTAATGGTTAATATTcgtttttcattaatttatttgttgataTTGTGTTTTATTATTCCAAATTAGTCTTGAATGATAAGGCTAGTTCAAGTTAACTTGGAATCTTACTTATCATTACacatattttaatcttaaacaATAAGACTTAATCATGGTAAGTTTCCTATCAATCATTATATAATTAagcatattatttttttagaataggttCAAATCCTACGTATAACTACGTAGTCCATCCATCTTTGAAGGATAAAAATTGTTCAAGgtaaatcaaaattttacatattattataCAGTCCCTTAATTTTGAGCATAAAACTTATTCAAGATAAATGAGACTCTTATCCATCATTACATATATGTTTgataaaaaatgaacaaaaaattattagataagTAGATAAGTGCTATTCTTTGTACTTTAACTAGAATATAAATTCGTTACTGAAATTTCATACACTTCAAATTTAGATTTTACACATTAGTTGGGAGATTTTTAATCGTTTAGAAAATGCTAACAAGAAGTTTGTTCTGTCTCCTGTGATTTCTTTGGAGGTAAGTTCGTTGATTTATGATAAGATTTGTTTCACTTTTAGTCACTTCAACAGAATTATGAGTTTCAGCTTCTTTTTGTTAAGATGTACGCTATAGCATGgaatatcacaaaaaaaaaatattcctcGTAAGGCTTagataaatatacattatttattctttttacaactAGATTATCTTTCAACTATTTAAGTTTGGGTTGAGAACTTCGAGGggaaaattcaaatttgaaataatatgagaagtttttaaaatattcctGTGAATACTTCAAACTTATGCTTAatactagagctgtcaaaacgggtaacccaaCTCAACCCGACCTGATCCATCACGGGttagtcacttagtgagccaacccaacccggctcatttattagtgagctgaaaaaatttgaaccttacccgacccaccacgggttggtgggttaaacgggttggctcaggctcacttaattataagtttttttttaaataaaaaattataattatttttatttcaaatataaataaatttcactcgaaaatgatgttaaatttcaaagacaattcaaaattaaaaaaagatatcaTACAATgtaagcgtaatccaaaaacaagcacacgaacaaataagtttttaatattaataatttttatatcacttgtccatctataatattagagtcttgaaaacataaatttataatatttttctctctttttgaaacatatttttttatcccatctatagtataataaaaaaatgttaactaataatattgaaacataaaataataaattattaaattaaattaggtgggttggtgagccgagttgaaaactaacctgcataaaaaattacatcttttttttaacccaacccggctcaaactcGTGATGGGCCGGATTGGCTAACGAGttacaactcattttgacagcactattCAATACTCGTCAATTTTTTATCGCTTTCTTTAACCACATTCttcaataaaattacaaaaaaataagacCTGATATGTATCAAGTGCTTAGTACAACAAAATCAACGACTTAAGAAAGAATTGAAAATCGTccttaaaaacaaattcaaatttttaataaaaaagtatatcaTTTTGGCATTTAAGTAGTTGGAATTTCACCAAATAGTTTAGTAAATGTCCTGATAACTTAAGTAAACTTAGAAAGTATGTGAATTGTTCAAAGAATGCATGTTTTTGGACTTACATCTTTGCCTGATATTTCAACAATCTACTGAAATACAGGAGTTGACACAATGACAATACAAAACAttactattttaatcatttCTTTATATTAGTTCATACTATTAAAATCAATTGTgatgtttcttctttttaaatatgGTCCACCTACAATTAACAAAAACTTTTGAAGTTTCGGCTCAACAAACCGACacttaaatattgaattatgaaggttaaaaaatatagttacaAGCAACACAATCGATATACTGTATTGAAATAGATAACCTGGCATCTCTTAAACCAGCTTAGTGCAGTTTCTAAGCTATTCTGATTTTGCCAATAGTGACTACAACTTTGGCgacaaaaaatttattaaaaatactgaTTGAAAACTTATATTGCAAAAGTGAATCACAGGCGAGGATATAGTCACAAATATTGATAATTGGCCGTACGAGCCACCTACTGTTCAGAACTCTTCCGTTATTCTATATAGAGAATAATGGTGTACAAGGGTGAACAGAAAACACAGGCAAGTTCCTGTTAGGTGCATATAAGGGTGATGATTTAAATGACTGATTAGGATGACACCTTCACGCAGCTTAGCTCCTTCCAGATCCAGTCGTTGAAGGAAATTCTAACCTCGACGAAGTTTACATGTTTCAAAGACAACAAATAATCATGCAGCTTGAAATGTTTGCTTCCAAACACAAATTGTCACAATCATATGGATATAGTTTGCATcagttttatttgaaatgaGTTAGACATTAGAAGTCATAAACCATCATCATTCACGAAGCTAACACAACATTTCCAATCAAAATTTCTAATGGAGGATTGGGAGAAAACTCGAATCTCCTCGATGATTAATGATCCTCAATCTTCTTCAAACCCTTCATGTCCGTTGTTTCAACGCTGCATTGACAGTAAAATATCAGAAAATAATGCATCAATATTTCTAAATAGCCAGAATGCATGCCCTTGCGAAGCAGATAAGGTTGCAAACTAGAAAATTAGCATAAATGAGCCGGTTTAAATATGTAGTTTTTCCATTCCACCCCCCGTTTTTACTTTCCCCTAGGAAAAAAAGGTATAATCCACATTCAAGTCAATTAAGTGTCGATTCCAAAATCACAAATGCTTCTAACACAGCATGACAGAAAATAATGTTAGATAAAAACTTGCAACTAAAAGTAAATGAATATCTGGAACCAGTAGAGTTTTTATTGTTGCTTCTGCTAGAAACCAATTAACAATGATGATGCTATATAACAGCTGGATGAAAAATGACTAAGAGAAATCACAACCAAATTAGGGGAAGaagcaaataaaacaattaGTAAGGAATTTGATAGTTCTTCACTAATAGCTGAAGAAACTAAAAGCTGTAGATGAGAAAGGATGAGTAATCGAACTTGATAGATGGATGGTTTATAACTTACGTTGAACCATGCAGCACAATCTTCTGAACTTTTGTGATCTCTGAACCTGTTTGGTTGTCCTCAATAAAAATTGTCAAGCTGATcaagtaattaatataaattagcGAACAATTTCCATCAAATAGATTATATTTAACAAGAGGCACGTCTCAAAAGGAAGGAATCCAGGAAAATAGCATACCTACGAACATTTTGGAATTTGACATACTTTAGAAGTACTGGTTTCCCCTGTCAGAGACAATGGAATAATCTTTACGTTAATTATGCATACACGTGTGGGAAAAGAAAGCTTCAAATTGCTTTAGGGCTAACATCATGAACTTGGAAAGAGTTACATAATAGCTACCTTAAGGTTTTCTTCCGACAAATTTGCCACGTCACTTGGTGGAAAATCATTGACATTACTGCCGTTAACAAACAATCAGCAATTAATTGAATCACATGACAAATGTGCTATGACACAAAGAGATTTGCCAAAAAAACCATACCTAAATCCCATATGCTCCTTGTTAGAAAATAACTTCACCGTCTTGGGGCCTAAAAGACGAAAATGCAACCCAATTATAACCAAGACaacgttaaaaaaaaagtacagtAGCAATCAGTGAAGATCATATATACAAgctaaataataatcaatagcATCTCTCAATTCAGAAAATAGACTACAAGTTCCCTAACAGGAAAGATATGTAGGGGCATCTTATTGAGCAATATTTACATCTCAGCTAACATGAATTGACTAAATCTAATTTATCAAGCACTGGCCACTATGAGAGGAAAGCATATTACAGGGTCTTGAGAAAAAGTTTTAGTGTCCATGTCTTCAATTGAATGAGTGACATAGTTTGAAGTTTATGAACATGTTACCTTCATCTTCAGGACCTTTGATAACAATGGAGTAGAGTTTAATAACTTGTGTGAAAGGAATATAGAGCAAAAGCTGTTCATCTGCATCACTCTCCAGATGCAAACCCTCATCTTCTCTATAACCCTGTTTATTAACAAACACAGTAAGATAAGACAGGCAAGCCAAGAACCCTTATTGTCACTAACAAGGACCCTTTTGAAAAAGCAGAAAACTTGCATACgataaagagaagaagaaataaattgaaaataatagagAATGGAGGAAGAGGAATAGggggagaaagagaagaaaggaaACCTAACGAACCTGTTTGATAGCATTGGAGAGAGAGTGGGTGGAGCTTTGATTGAGACATTCAACCCCAGACCAGTCTATGAAATCTAAGAGATCAACctaattaagaagaaaaagaaaacagatgAAAAGATCAGAACGTGGTTCCCTATGAACGAATCGAAAAGGATGGTGATTGAGTTTGAATCTTACTTGACCCTTTGGAATAGCGCTGGCTGATTCCCCAGACATTGTCGATACGGTTTTTgcgagagaaagaaagagaaagagagggagagggagagagaaagagagaggaaTCAAATATCAATGGCCTAAAACAAACCCAGCTTCGAATAAGGAACTTCCTAGTTTGtaatcataaattaatattaatcatcGTTTGATACATaataaaaaggaagaaagaaataaatattaaaagttattcGTGGATAATAAGAAACaacaagtaaaaatatattgtctTCCCTAATTAGGCGTAGCCATCtctaaataaaaagttttaaaattttcttctataaataaatatattttgattttaattaataaacataaaattccTTTACGCTTCCATATCATTTTgtcattaaataacaaaaaaaatataaataaataaacacgaTTTTTATGATCTTTTTAAtcgaattaaattaaattaaattcattaaacgAAAACTACGTGCGTACACT from the Vigna angularis cultivar LongXiaoDou No.4 chromosome 3, ASM1680809v1, whole genome shotgun sequence genome contains:
- the LOC108344806 gene encoding PITH domain-containing protein At3g04780, which produces MSGESASAIPKGQVDLLDFIDWSGVECLNQSSTHSLSNAIKQGYREDEGLHLESDADEQLLLYIPFTQVIKLYSIVIKGPEDEGPKTVKLFSNKEHMGFSNVNDFPPSDVANLSEENLKGKPVLLKYVKFQNVRSLTIFIEDNQTGSEITKVQKIVLHGSTVETTDMKGLKKIEDH